A single region of the Paraconexibacter algicola genome encodes:
- a CDS encoding ATP phosphoribosyltransferase regulatory subunit → MIHPLPSGTRDVLPDESRELRAITEAMRGVFERAGYGEVWTPAIEYESVVGRVDGGRGVYRLFDDHGEVLLLRSDLTVPIARLAATRYAPAAFPLRLSTFAHVYRGVTPHRGQMRETLQAGIELLGAGAPGGTTEVLNVLCAALDATGLRDYRIGLGDATLYPALLEAYAVPEEARDGLLDALVRRDLVELGSRVAALGLPAESADALARIPQLRGGADLLADLPAGPATDSATGLRGVLDGLDAQAADRVIFDLGLLRDRGYYTGAVFEVYAPGVGMPLGGGGRYDDLLARFGPDAPAVGFALGVDKVHLALVAETEATA, encoded by the coding sequence ATGATCCACCCCCTTCCCAGCGGCACCCGCGACGTCCTCCCCGACGAGAGCCGGGAGCTGCGCGCCATCACCGAGGCGATGCGCGGCGTCTTCGAGCGGGCCGGCTACGGCGAGGTCTGGACGCCCGCGATCGAGTACGAGTCCGTCGTCGGCCGCGTCGACGGCGGCCGTGGGGTCTACCGCCTGTTCGACGACCACGGCGAGGTGCTGCTGCTGCGCTCCGACCTCACCGTCCCGATCGCGCGCCTGGCCGCCACCCGCTACGCGCCCGCCGCGTTCCCGCTGCGGCTCAGCACCTTCGCGCACGTCTACCGCGGCGTGACGCCGCACCGCGGCCAGATGCGCGAGACGCTCCAGGCCGGGATCGAGCTGCTCGGCGCCGGGGCGCCCGGCGGCACCACCGAGGTCCTCAACGTCCTCTGCGCCGCGCTCGACGCCACCGGCTTGCGCGACTACCGGATCGGGCTCGGGGACGCGACGCTCTACCCGGCGCTGCTGGAGGCCTACGCGGTCCCCGAGGAGGCGCGCGACGGGCTGCTGGACGCGCTCGTGCGCCGCGACCTCGTCGAGCTCGGCTCGCGCGTGGCGGCGCTCGGCCTGCCCGCCGAGAGCGCCGACGCGCTCGCCCGCATCCCGCAGCTGCGTGGCGGCGCCGACCTGCTGGCCGACCTGCCGGCCGGGCCCGCCACCGACTCCGCCACCGGCCTGCGCGGCGTCCTCGACGGCCTCGACGCGCAGGCGGCCGACCGGGTCATCTTCGACCTCGGCCTGCTGCGCGACCGTGGCTACTACACCGGTGCGGTCTTCGAGGTCTACGCCCCCGGCGTCGGCATGCCGCTCGGTGGCGGCGGCCGCTACGACGACCTGCTCGCGCGCTTCGGACCCGACGCGCCCGCCGTCGGCTTCGCGCTCGGCGTCGACAAGGTCCACCTCGCCCTGGTCGCGGAGACGGAGGCCACCGCATGA
- the murA gene encoding UDP-N-acetylglucosamine 1-carboxyvinyltransferase: MEKFVIDGGVPLSGTVVPAGNKNGALPILAASVLTSEEVVVRNVPRIRDVEAMLAVLAGLGVTVEWRGANEVALNAAAVTAESAIDRENAERIRASFLLAGPLLARFGRCEMPPPGGDVIGRRRLDPHLDAFVALGARYDHDRDIVLEATGPEGRLRAGEVFMDEPSVMATENALLAAALTPGVTVIGNAACEPHVQDLARMLQKMGADIQGVGSNVMIVSGRDELGGCTHEVSPDHIEIGSFMALAGVTGGEMRIVDTVPDDLRMIRLVFEKLGLRSEVDGADVLVPGGQKLITGRDVGEHKIKVQDGPWPAFPADLTSIAVALATQCEGSVLIHEWMFENRLVFTDKLVLMGADITLCDPHRAIVAGPARLRGERVESPDIRAGMAMLIAALCADGRSEIHNIRQIDRGYERIDERLRELGAKIDRVPVEPHHSS; encoded by the coding sequence ATGGAGAAGTTCGTCATCGACGGCGGCGTCCCGCTGTCCGGCACGGTCGTGCCGGCCGGCAACAAGAACGGCGCCCTGCCCATCCTCGCGGCCTCGGTCCTCACCTCCGAGGAGGTCGTCGTGCGCAACGTTCCGCGCATCCGCGACGTCGAGGCGATGCTCGCGGTGCTCGCCGGGCTCGGCGTCACCGTCGAGTGGCGCGGCGCCAACGAGGTCGCGCTCAACGCGGCCGCCGTCACCGCCGAGTCCGCCATCGACCGCGAGAACGCGGAGCGGATCCGCGCCTCCTTCCTGCTCGCCGGCCCGCTGCTCGCGCGCTTCGGCCGCTGCGAGATGCCGCCCCCCGGCGGCGACGTCATCGGCCGGCGGCGGCTCGACCCGCACCTCGACGCGTTCGTCGCGCTCGGCGCCCGCTACGACCACGACCGCGACATCGTCCTCGAGGCGACCGGCCCCGAGGGCCGCCTGCGCGCCGGCGAGGTCTTCATGGACGAGCCGTCGGTCATGGCGACCGAGAACGCGCTGCTGGCCGCCGCCCTGACCCCCGGGGTCACGGTCATCGGCAACGCCGCGTGCGAGCCGCACGTCCAGGACCTCGCGCGGATGCTCCAGAAGATGGGCGCCGACATCCAGGGCGTCGGCTCCAACGTCATGATCGTCAGCGGCCGCGACGAGCTCGGCGGCTGCACCCACGAGGTGTCCCCGGACCACATCGAGATCGGCTCCTTCATGGCGCTCGCCGGCGTGACCGGCGGCGAGATGCGGATCGTCGACACCGTTCCGGACGACCTGCGGATGATCCGCCTCGTCTTCGAGAAGCTCGGCCTGCGCAGCGAGGTCGACGGGGCGGACGTGCTCGTCCCCGGCGGCCAGAAGCTCATCACCGGCCGGGACGTCGGCGAGCACAAGATCAAGGTCCAGGACGGCCCCTGGCCCGCGTTCCCGGCCGATCTCACCTCGATCGCCGTCGCGCTGGCCACCCAGTGCGAAGGCTCCGTGCTGATCCACGAGTGGATGTTCGAGAACCGCCTCGTCTTCACCGACAAGCTCGTGCTCATGGGCGCCGACATCACGCTCTGCGACCCGCACCGCGCCATCGTCGCCGGCCCGGCGCGCCTGCGCGGCGAGCGCGTCGAGAGCCCGGACATCCGCGCCGGCATGGCGATGCTCATCGCCGCCCTGTGCGCCGACGGCCGCAGCGAGATCCACAACATCCGGCAGATCGACCGGGGGTACGAGCGGATCGACGAGCGCCTGCGCGAGCTGGGTGCGAAGATCGACCGCGTGCCGGTCGAGCCCCACCATTCGTCCTGA
- the hisA gene encoding 1-(5-phosphoribosyl)-5-[(5-phosphoribosylamino)methylideneamino]imidazole-4-carboxamide isomerase, giving the protein MILYPAIDIYGGKAVRLKQGDFADTTVYDDDPLDAARAWVKAGARYLHIVDLDGAKSGAPQNLEHIERITSEIQVPVQLGGGLRSLASVSAALEAGVERVILGTAAFTDVDFLDDVLGAYRDRVIVSVDTRGGMVSTHGWQETTTIPAEAVIEQLQNRGVRSFVYSNVDRDGMLQGPDLDEVNRIAAVVKGRFIYSGGIGKVEDLSALAGLRQVNLFGVIVGKALYEQKFTIAQAHDALVPPRRASGPGGRTDLFQPGRD; this is encoded by the coding sequence ATGATCCTCTATCCCGCCATCGACATCTACGGCGGCAAGGCCGTCCGCCTCAAGCAGGGCGACTTCGCCGACACCACCGTCTACGACGACGACCCGCTCGACGCGGCGCGCGCCTGGGTCAAGGCCGGCGCCCGCTACCTGCACATCGTCGACCTCGACGGCGCGAAGTCCGGGGCGCCGCAGAACCTCGAGCACATCGAGCGGATCACCTCCGAGATCCAGGTGCCCGTGCAGCTCGGCGGCGGCCTGCGGTCGCTCGCGTCCGTGTCCGCCGCGCTCGAGGCCGGGGTCGAGCGCGTGATCCTCGGCACCGCCGCGTTCACCGACGTCGACTTCCTCGACGACGTGCTCGGCGCCTACCGCGACCGGGTCATCGTGTCCGTCGACACGCGCGGGGGCATGGTCTCCACGCACGGCTGGCAGGAGACGACGACGATCCCCGCCGAGGCGGTCATCGAGCAGCTCCAGAACCGCGGCGTGCGCTCGTTCGTGTACTCGAACGTCGACCGCGACGGCATGCTCCAGGGCCCCGACCTCGACGAGGTCAACCGCATCGCCGCCGTCGTCAAGGGGCGCTTCATCTACTCCGGCGGCATCGGCAAGGTCGAGGACCTCTCCGCGCTCGCCGGCCTGCGCCAGGTGAACCTGTTCGGGGTCATCGTCGGCAAGGCGCTCTACGAGCAGAAGTTCACGATCGCGCAGGCGCACGACGCGCTGGTGCCGCCGCGCCGTGCGTCCGGTCCCGGCGGCCGCACCGATCTGTTCCAGCCCGGCCGGGACTGA
- a CDS encoding HDIG domain-containing metalloprotein has product MSVPLSRDAAWSLLTEWVQSPSLRRHCRCVELAMTAAARERGLDDAEVELWAVTGLLHDMDYERHPDMDAPDGHPRTALRVLEELDAPPELVRGIASHADFLGVSRDSDLEKTLFAVDELSGFVVAVAAVRPEGLRGMTAKSVKKKLKTPAFAAAVSRDDIREGAAALGVELDDHIRFVIGALEPHAAELELEGDAGS; this is encoded by the coding sequence ATGTCCGTGCCCCTTTCGCGCGACGCCGCCTGGTCCCTGCTGACCGAGTGGGTGCAGTCGCCGTCCCTGCGCCGTCACTGCCGCTGCGTGGAGCTCGCGATGACCGCGGCCGCCCGCGAGCGCGGCCTCGACGACGCCGAGGTCGAGCTGTGGGCCGTCACCGGCCTGCTGCACGACATGGACTACGAGCGGCATCCGGACATGGACGCGCCCGACGGTCATCCGCGAACGGCGTTGCGGGTCCTCGAGGAGCTGGACGCGCCGCCGGAGCTCGTCCGCGGCATCGCGTCGCACGCCGACTTCCTCGGGGTCTCGCGCGACAGCGACCTCGAGAAGACCCTGTTCGCGGTCGACGAGCTGAGCGGCTTCGTGGTCGCGGTGGCGGCCGTCCGGCCGGAGGGCCTGCGCGGCATGACCGCCAAGTCCGTGAAGAAGAAGCTGAAGACGCCCGCGTTCGCGGCGGCGGTGAGCCGCGACGACATCCGCGAGGGCGCAGCGGCCCTGGGCGTCGAGCTCGACGATCACATCCGCTTCGTGATCGGCGCGCTGGAGCCGCACGCCGCCGAGCTCGAGCTCGAGGGCGACGCCGGGTCGTGA
- the hisF gene encoding imidazole glycerol phosphate synthase subunit HisF: MHLKRVIPCLDVDAGRVVKGTNFVDIRDAGDPVELAERYDAAGADELVFLDITATHEKRDTIVDLARRTADNVFIPFTIGGGIRSVADAQGVLDAGADKVSINSAAVARPELIGELADVFGAQCVVLAVDCKARADGTGWEVYVAGGRTPTGRDVVDWIREGVERGAGEILLTSMDRDGTNDGYDLPLTAAVSAAVGVPVIASGGAGTLDHLVDALQAGADAALCASIFHYGQHTVGEAKRHLLDAGVPVRPPVD, encoded by the coding sequence ATGCACCTCAAGCGCGTGATCCCGTGCCTGGACGTCGACGCCGGGCGCGTCGTGAAGGGCACGAACTTCGTCGACATCCGCGACGCCGGCGACCCCGTCGAGCTCGCGGAGCGCTACGACGCGGCCGGGGCCGACGAGCTCGTCTTCCTCGACATCACCGCCACGCACGAGAAGCGCGACACGATCGTCGACCTCGCGCGCCGCACCGCCGACAACGTCTTCATCCCGTTCACCATCGGCGGCGGGATCCGCTCGGTCGCGGACGCCCAGGGGGTCCTGGACGCGGGCGCCGACAAGGTCTCGATCAACAGCGCCGCGGTCGCGCGCCCCGAGCTGATCGGCGAGCTCGCCGACGTGTTCGGCGCCCAGTGCGTCGTGCTCGCGGTCGACTGCAAGGCCCGCGCGGACGGCACGGGCTGGGAGGTGTACGTCGCCGGGGGCCGCACGCCCACCGGCCGCGACGTCGTCGACTGGATCCGGGAGGGCGTCGAGCGCGGGGCGGGGGAGATCCTGCTCACGAGCATGGACCGCGACGGCACCAACGACGGCTACGACCTGCCGCTGACGGCGGCGGTCAGCGCCGCGGTCGGCGTGCCCGTCATCGCCTCCGGCGGCGCCGGGACGCTCGACCACCTCGTCGACGCGCTGCAGGCCGGCGCCGACGCGGCGCTCTGCGCCTCGATCTTCCACTACGGGCAGCACACCGTCGGCGAGGCCAAGCGCCACCTGCTCGACGCCGGCGTGCCGGTCCGCCCGCCCGTCGACTGA
- the hisH gene encoding imidazole glycerol phosphate synthase subunit HisH, translating to MTPPVPAPTIAVVDYGMGNRRSVEKALERVGVRARITGDHDELRTVDGLLVPGVGAFPAAMERLRALGLVTLLRDLVAGGTPLLGACLGMQLLFERSVEHGGAEGLGLLPGEVVALDPGPAHPQLKLPHIGWNEVRWERPSPISAGLPDPATFYHVHSYVPRPSAPDVTLGTSDYGVPFASVVGRDHVFGAQFHPEKSSTHGLAMLANFARLCAPSAQPNPPVPA from the coding sequence ATGACCCCGCCCGTGCCCGCGCCCACCATCGCCGTCGTCGACTACGGGATGGGCAACCGCCGCAGCGTCGAGAAGGCGCTCGAGCGGGTCGGCGTCCGTGCGCGCATCACCGGGGACCACGACGAGCTGCGCACCGTCGACGGCCTGCTCGTGCCCGGCGTCGGCGCGTTCCCCGCCGCGATGGAGCGGCTGCGCGCGCTCGGCCTCGTCACGCTGCTGCGCGACCTCGTCGCCGGCGGCACGCCGCTGCTCGGCGCCTGCCTCGGCATGCAGCTGCTGTTCGAGCGCTCCGTCGAGCACGGCGGCGCCGAGGGCCTCGGACTGCTCCCCGGCGAGGTCGTCGCGCTCGACCCCGGCCCGGCGCACCCGCAGCTGAAGCTCCCGCACATCGGCTGGAACGAGGTCCGCTGGGAGCGGCCGTCCCCGATCTCCGCGGGCCTGCCCGACCCCGCGACCTTCTACCACGTGCACAGCTACGTCCCGCGGCCCTCCGCGCCCGACGTCACGCTCGGCACCAGCGACTACGGCGTCCCGTTCGCGAGCGTCGTCGGCCGCGACCACGTCTTCGGGGCGCAGTTCCACCCTGAGAAGTCCTCCACGCACGGCCTCGCGATGCTCGCGAACTTCGCCCGCCTCTGCGCCCCGTCGGCGCAGCCGAATCCCCCGGTCCCCGCATGA
- the hisB gene encoding imidazoleglycerol-phosphate dehydratase HisB, which yields MSERRAEISRRTAETDVTLALGLDGSGQGTRVTGVGFFDHMLDLLARHARLDLEVQVTGDLQTGAHHTVEDTGIVLGQALDRALADRRGIYRYGHAVVPMDEARASCTLDISGRPYCAFHAILPPGGIGNFDHDLAEEFFRAVAGSAKLTLHLQAEAGTNAHHIIEALFKAFARALRAAIAIDPTEPGVPSTKGTLTG from the coding sequence GTGAGCGAGCGCCGCGCCGAGATCAGCCGCAGGACCGCCGAGACCGACGTCACGCTCGCGCTCGGCCTCGACGGGTCCGGGCAGGGCACGCGCGTCACCGGGGTCGGCTTCTTCGACCACATGCTCGACCTGCTCGCCCGGCACGCACGCCTGGACCTCGAGGTGCAGGTGACCGGCGACCTGCAGACCGGCGCGCACCACACCGTCGAGGACACCGGCATCGTGCTCGGGCAGGCGCTCGACCGCGCGCTCGCCGACCGGCGCGGCATCTACCGCTACGGCCACGCGGTCGTCCCCATGGACGAGGCGCGCGCGAGCTGCACGCTCGACATCTCCGGGCGGCCCTACTGCGCCTTCCACGCGATCCTGCCGCCCGGCGGCATCGGGAACTTCGACCACGACCTCGCGGAGGAGTTCTTCCGCGCGGTCGCCGGGTCGGCGAAGCTGACCCTGCACCTGCAGGCCGAGGCCGGCACCAACGCCCACCACATCATCGAGGCGCTGTTCAAGGCCTTCGCCCGGGCGCTGCGCGCCGCGATCGCGATCGACCCGACCGAGCCCGGCGTCCCGTCCACGAAGGGCACGCTCACCGGATGA
- the hisG gene encoding ATP phosphoribosyltransferase, whose product MSPNNGLTIAVPRGALMGDTLDLLDALGVDTTEVRENDRKLLFEDVGIVTMRPSDVPTYVEAGAADIGITGKDVLLEQSEREVYELLDLGYGRCEMVVASVDEPGGDPMVEALRRLGVTRIATKYYAIAQRHFEETGRQVEIVEVKGAVELAPLTGLSEAIVDLTATGTTLRENGLVIRERLFVATARLIANPVAHKLKAQAIDDLVERIRAR is encoded by the coding sequence ATGAGCCCGAACAACGGCCTCACCATCGCCGTCCCGCGCGGCGCGCTCATGGGGGACACGCTCGACCTGCTCGACGCCCTGGGCGTCGACACCACCGAGGTCCGCGAGAACGACCGCAAGCTGCTCTTCGAGGACGTCGGGATCGTCACCATGCGGCCCAGCGACGTCCCCACCTACGTGGAGGCCGGGGCGGCGGACATCGGCATCACCGGCAAGGACGTCCTGCTCGAGCAGTCCGAGCGCGAGGTGTACGAGCTGCTCGACCTCGGGTACGGGCGCTGCGAGATGGTCGTCGCCAGCGTCGACGAGCCCGGCGGCGACCCGATGGTCGAGGCGCTGCGGCGCCTCGGGGTCACCCGGATCGCGACGAAGTACTACGCGATCGCCCAGCGCCACTTCGAGGAGACCGGCCGGCAGGTCGAGATCGTCGAGGTCAAGGGCGCCGTCGAGCTCGCGCCGCTGACCGGGCTCAGCGAGGCGATCGTCGACCTCACCGCAACCGGCACGACGCTGCGCGAGAACGGCCTGGTCATCCGCGAGCGGCTGTTCGTCGCCACGGCGCGGCTGATCGCCAACCCCGTCGCGCACAAGCTCAAGGCCCAGGCCATCGACGATCTCGTGGAGCGGATCCGTGCGCGTTGA
- the hisD gene encoding histidinol dehydrogenase: protein MRVERFTAGPDHRATVEAIRALTPGAASVTGLVGEIVASVRDGGDAALAKYVERFDRPPAEPAPLPQDVRAGLEVAIANVRAVARAQVGSGTSVTLPQGHTVEIRELPVRRAAIYVPGGRNPYPSTVVMGVVTAQEAGVEEIVVCAPGMHPVIRGACELLGVTETYAMGGAHAIAALAHGTETIERVDVIAGPGGLWVQEAKRQVSGAVGIDGFLGPSDVVVCADGSVDRQLVLADLRAQAEHGEGTIVVLVSDDLALLDELHAELGVFETEAVAATVLAHDAADAIALSEAFAPEHLELVGPSMEALVDDIRCAGCTFLGTAGGTAFGDYVAGSNHSLPTGGGARFGSALGPRTFRRRMSVVRIGDAADALAGPGAAIATAEGFTEHARSMTLRQNGRP from the coding sequence GTGCGCGTTGAGCGGTTCACCGCGGGTCCCGACCACCGCGCCACCGTCGAGGCGATCCGCGCCCTGACCCCCGGCGCGGCGTCGGTCACCGGCCTCGTCGGCGAGATCGTCGCCTCCGTCCGCGACGGCGGCGACGCCGCCCTCGCCAAGTACGTCGAGCGGTTCGACCGCCCGCCCGCCGAGCCGGCCCCGCTGCCGCAGGACGTCCGCGCGGGCCTCGAGGTCGCGATCGCCAACGTCCGCGCGGTCGCGCGGGCCCAGGTCGGCAGCGGCACCAGCGTCACGCTCCCGCAGGGCCACACCGTCGAGATCCGCGAGCTGCCCGTGCGCCGCGCCGCGATCTACGTCCCCGGCGGCCGCAACCCGTACCCGAGCACGGTCGTCATGGGCGTCGTCACCGCCCAGGAGGCCGGGGTGGAGGAGATCGTCGTGTGCGCGCCCGGCATGCACCCCGTGATCCGGGGCGCCTGCGAGCTGCTCGGCGTCACCGAGACCTACGCCATGGGCGGCGCCCACGCGATCGCCGCGCTCGCCCACGGCACCGAGACGATCGAGCGCGTCGACGTCATCGCCGGTCCCGGCGGGCTGTGGGTGCAGGAGGCCAAGCGCCAGGTCTCCGGCGCCGTCGGCATCGACGGCTTCCTCGGCCCCTCCGACGTCGTCGTCTGCGCCGACGGGTCCGTCGACCGGCAGCTCGTGCTCGCCGACCTGCGGGCGCAGGCCGAGCACGGGGAGGGCACGATCGTCGTGCTCGTCTCCGACGACCTCGCGCTCCTGGACGAGCTGCACGCGGAGCTCGGCGTCTTCGAGACCGAGGCGGTCGCCGCGACCGTGCTCGCCCACGACGCCGCCGACGCGATCGCCCTGAGCGAGGCGTTCGCGCCCGAGCACCTCGAGCTCGTCGGACCCAGCATGGAGGCGCTCGTCGACGACATCCGCTGCGCCGGCTGCACGTTCCTGGGAACCGCCGGGGGCACCGCCTTCGGCGACTACGTCGCCGGCTCCAACCACTCGCTGCCGACCGGCGGCGGCGCGCGGTTCGGCAGCGCGCTCGGCCCGCGGACCTTCCGGCGGCGGATGAGCGTCGTGCGGATCGGGGACGCCGCCGACGCCCTCGCCGGGCCCGGCGCGGCGATCGCGACCGCCGAGGGCTTCACCGAGCACGCGCGATCGATGACCCTGCGACAGAATGGACGTCCGTGA